CGATTGGGGATGTCTTGGTTCATGCCTATGAAAATTTGGACAGTGAGGTGGCAGATGATGCTTTTGTCTTTCGGACGGAGCATTCTAATTTTCAAGTGCCTTTTTCAGATATTCTCTATTTTGAAACGTCACCGACGGCTCACAAGGTCATTTTAACGACGAAAAAGGGACACATGGAATTTTACGGAAAACTATCAGAAATTGCTAAATCGGATAATAGACTTTACCAAGCTCATCGCTCGTATGTGGTCAATCCTAGAAATATTGTCAGTATAGATCGTACCAAGTTTACAGTCTATTTTGAAAATGAGGAAAGCTGTTTCGTATCGCGATTGAAGTTAAAAGGTTTAGTGGAGAGAATTGAGAGATGATGAGTGTATCAACCTTGCCATGGCATCTTTTACTTTA
Above is a window of Streptococcus sp. zg-86 DNA encoding:
- a CDS encoding response regulator transcription factor, with protein sequence MLNIFVLEDDFVQQARLEQAIQACVQKGDIGYQKLAIFGKPQQLLEAIQETGNHQFFFLDIEIRGEEKRGMEIARDIRAKDPKASIVFVTTHSEFMPITYKYRVSALDFIDKALSDEEFQEAIGDVLVHAYENLDSEVADDAFVFRTEHSNFQVPFSDILYFETSPTAHKVILTTKKGHMEFYGKLSEIAKSDNRLYQAHRSYVVNPRNIVSIDRTKFTVYFENEESCFVSRLKLKGLVERIER